TAGCCCAAGAGCTGCGCGATATGCTCGCCCGCAAGGGTGCTGGCGGCCTTCAGCTCGACGATCAGCTGATTCTCGACCAGCAGGTCTGCGTAGTAGTCACCAATCAAGGTACCGTCTTCGTCGCGCACCGTGAGTGGGTGTTGTTGCTTCACGTCAACGCCAGCCTTGCGCAGACGGTGGGCCAGTGCATTCTCGTAGACCTTCTCCAGGTGGCCGTGCCGCAGATACCGGTGAATTGCAAAGCCGATCTCCCTGACCGTGTCGCAGAGCTGCATCACGTCGCCCATGACCTTGTCCACCCCTTCTTGTGCCTCTTGCGCCTTTTCGCGGCCATTCCCCTTTTCTCCGTTACTCCGCCAGCTCGAACTCGCCCGCCGACTCGTCCGCTTCGACCATCATCTGCTCGAAGCTGCCGGTGGTGATGCGGTAGCCCATCAGGGCGCGCAGGACCTTGCGGGCGGCGCCGAGCATGCCGAGCCACGCTTCGGGCGGTGCCGATTCGAGGGCTTCCAAATCCGCCGGCGTCGCCCGGCCCGGCCAGCACTCCAGCGCACTGGCGGACGTCAGCTCGTTGACCCAATAGTTCTGGTCTGCCTGTGCGTGGCAGAGGCCGGTGGCGTGGCCGGCGAGACGAACAAGCCAGTGCGGGCTGGCCTGGACGGCCTGCGCCGCCGCACCGCCCGGTGCGGCTTTGGCCGCCAGCGCGGCCACGATAGCTACCCCCTCGACCGGCGTTGCCGTTTGCAGGCGCTGCAACAGGGTCGCCTCGTTCGCGCCGGCCGACTCGCCCTTGCGTTCCTGCGCCAGCCAGCGCTCGAAGACCGAATCTCCGCCCTTCGCCCGCGGCTTCTGCGCATGCGCGAGCTGACCGTCGGTGTCCGCCAGAGTCTGACGGTACAGGCTCAGCAGCTCGGGCTCCTCCGGCTGCCAGCCCGACTTGCGCAGATGTTCCAGCACCGGCAGGCCGAACTTCAGCGGCAACTCGAGGAACCCACGAAAGAGGCGGGGCCAATCCTGATGGCGCAGCCACGACTCGATCGCCGGCTTGAGCTCCGCCTCCGAGCACTCGGTGAGCGCCTTGCGCGTGCCGATGAACCCGAGGCACCGCCGATCGCCGGAACGGACCACCTCCATCACGTGGGCGCGGACAGCCGCGTCGGCGCGCTCGTACTCCAGGCGGAGGTTCTGAAATTCGAAGTCCTCGCGAAAATACGCGTCGAGCTGGCGGGTGACAAACAGGAACATGCAGGCACGCTCCGGATCGGAAGGCCGCATGCCCTTCTCGATGCATAGCCGGGCGGCCAACCCCGCCGGGTCCTTCACCGCCGCGTCGCACAGCGCGTCGCGCGCCGGCCCGGATGGCAAACCTTCGAGCGTGGCGCGGGCGCGCGAGCGGATGGTTTCGTCGCGATCTTTCAATGCGGCGATGAGGGGCGACACCACCTCGACCCGTTCCGGCGCCAACCGAGCCCCGCACTTCAAAGTGGTCAGTACTTCGACTTCCAGCGGCTGGCTCGCCACGTAGCCCCGCTCGGCAACGATCGCCCCCAGCCGGTCGTCGCGGTTGTCCGCCCACCGCGCGCACAGCGTGTCGATGACCGGCTGCGCTTGCAGGCCTCGCAGCGCTGTGAGCGCACGAGCGGCGACGTCGGCATCGCGACTACCCGCTGCCTCGATCAGCAGAGGGATAACGTCCGGGTCGTCGAGTCGGCCGGCCAGAGCCGCCACCGCCCGGCGCCGGCGCATGCCGCCGACGATCGGAAAAGCGGCCCGCAGTGAGCGCTGCCATCGTTCGAGATCTTCACGCGTTGCCATCGCCATCGTTCCCCGTCGTGAGATGTGTGTGGTACAGGCTGGAAGCCTATACCACCGTTCCTGATCCTCCGCCGTGAGAGCAGGAGTCCTGGTGGTATGGGCCTCCGGCCCGTACCCGGAAGAGCGTGTCGCCCAACAGCCGGCGCCGCAGGCCCCAGGTGTCGCCGTGCCGCAAGTGTCCGATCCAGCTCGCCAGCGGTGCCCGCACGTCGCCGAGGGAAATGGCTCCGCCGGCGTAGGCCCGGCTGAGCTGCCGCAACCGCCGCTGGAAGCGGACCCCCGTCGAGCGGCGCAGGCGGCGGTGATCGGGGAACAGCCTCCAGCCCAGGAAGGGCACCCCGGCCGATACCGGCAACACCACGCACTTCCGCGGATGCAATGCCAGGCGCAGTGGCGCGAGCAAGCCACGCAGCCGCTCCAGCACCGCGCGCAGTTCTCCCCTGTTGCGGCCGAAGACGAGGAAATCATCGGCGAAGCGCAGGTAACGTGGGCAGCGCAGATTTTCCTTCACGAAGTGATCGAGCGGGTCGAGCATCACGTTGGCGAAGAACTGGCTCGTCAGGTTGCCGATGGGAATCCCGTGCCGGCGTTGGTGCGGCGTGAAGAGCGCGTCACCCGGGAAGTAGCGGACCACGGACTCCTGCGGGTTACTGTTGGCGACGATGCGACCGAGCAGGTCGAGCGTGCGAGGGCACTTGAGCTTGCGCGCGAGGCGGTCGAGCAGCACGGCGTGGTCGATGGACGGGAAGAACTTTTCGACGTCACACTTCAGCACGTACGGCGCCTGGCGGCAGAACGCGGTGGCGCGGTCGAGTGCTCGGTGTGTCCCCTTGCCCAGGCGGTTGGCGTAGCTGTCGTAAATGAAGGTACGATCGAAGAGCGGCTCGATCACCCGGCAGACGGCGTGATGGACCACGCGGTCGCGGTACGGGGCGGCGGAAATGAGCCGCGGCTTCGGGTCGGTGATGCGGAAGGCGCGATAGGGTCCCGGCTCATAGTGGCCCAAGCGCAATTCGTCTTGCAGGCGAAGCAGGTTACGCTCCAGGTCGTAGTGGAACGTGGCCGGCGCCGCCCGCAAGCGCTTGCCGCGATACGCTGCCCGCGCTGCGGCGAGCAGGTTGTCGAAGGAGGTGATACTGTCGAACAGGTCACCGTGGCGTTTCATGACCGTTCCCCTACGTTGTGCCCACGCTACGCTTGCGATAAGAATGACATAGGTGGCGTAGCTCGATGGCGAAGATCGACCTGGCGAAGGAGGAGATAGCGTACCTGAAGCTCTGGCTGGGAATTGCGATTGCGACGGGCATCAGTTTCGGTGGGTGGCTCCTGGCAAACGCCGCATCAGCGCATTGGGCATTGGTGCTCGGAGATCTAGTGGCGTTGGCTTCGATATTTCGCGGCATTGTCGCCTTGCACGCAAGCATTGAGGACAAAATCAGACGGCTGGAGGACTTATAGATGAGAGAGCTGA
The Deltaproteobacteria bacterium genome window above contains:
- a CDS encoding GxxExxY protein — its product is MGDVMQLCDTVREIGFAIHRYLRHGHLEKVYENALAHRLRKAGVDVKQQHPLTVRDEDGTLIGDYYADLLVENQLIVELKAASTLAGEHIAQLLGYLRAARMEHGMLINFGAPKFQVRKLVLSPPGGD
- a CDS encoding HEAT repeat domain-containing protein, which codes for MATREDLERWQRSLRAAFPIVGGMRRRRAVAALAGRLDDPDVIPLLIEAAGSRDADVAARALTALRGLQAQPVIDTLCARWADNRDDRLGAIVAERGYVASQPLEVEVLTTLKCGARLAPERVEVVSPLIAALKDRDETIRSRARATLEGLPSGPARDALCDAAVKDPAGLAARLCIEKGMRPSDPERACMFLFVTRQLDAYFREDFEFQNLRLEYERADAAVRAHVMEVVRSGDRRCLGFIGTRKALTECSEAELKPAIESWLRHQDWPRLFRGFLELPLKFGLPVLEHLRKSGWQPEEPELLSLYRQTLADTDGQLAHAQKPRAKGGDSVFERWLAQERKGESAGANEATLLQRLQTATPVEGVAIVAALAAKAAPGGAAAQAVQASPHWLVRLAGHATGLCHAQADQNYWVNELTSASALECWPGRATPADLEALESAPPEAWLGMLGAARKVLRALMGYRITTGSFEQMMVEADESAGEFELAE
- a CDS encoding group II intron reverse transcriptase domain-containing protein: MKRHGDLFDSITSFDNLLAAARAAYRGKRLRAAPATFHYDLERNLLRLQDELRLGHYEPGPYRAFRITDPKPRLISAAPYRDRVVHHAVCRVIEPLFDRTFIYDSYANRLGKGTHRALDRATAFCRQAPYVLKCDVEKFFPSIDHAVLLDRLARKLKCPRTLDLLGRIVANSNPQESVVRYFPGDALFTPHQRRHGIPIGNLTSQFFANVMLDPLDHFVKENLRCPRYLRFADDFLVFGRNRGELRAVLERLRGLLAPLRLALHPRKCVVLPVSAGVPFLGWRLFPDHRRLRRSTGVRFQRRLRQLSRAYAGGAISLGDVRAPLASWIGHLRHGDTWGLRRRLLGDTLFRVRAGGPYHQDSCSHGGGSGTVV